A window of Brachybacterium fresconis contains these coding sequences:
- a CDS encoding heparan-alpha-glucosaminide N-acetyltransferase domain-containing protein: protein MTYAPPRPDARPSAPATPTRIEALDLVRLLAVIGMMSAHLLAPLALVPGATGPEAAAARIAHLLTEGTSSTLFAVVGGGSLVLASRRRLDEGDRRGAVLAIMVRGAAVTLLGLLLELVPSPVMVVLVPFGLSMMITAPLLLLGSRVLVAVIAVLTIAGHPLAMAVPGPVEFGTVTLLSLDDPVGVLRGLVLTGQYPLITWIPYLLTGIVLMRAVLRAQETGRIRRLSLLALAGGAVTATAAHLVPHLAAALGHATPGAWYTAATHTGTVADMVATGGIAVALIGMALRLLPPAQPLPSLRTVRGRIAQSLRAAGAAPLTIYVAHVLATGIALVTAVLLAGGDLSSMPWYVGGAGILAVHLAGVLVLGGVLAARGGRGPLEALLATAIRRAVRR from the coding sequence CATCGGCATGATGAGCGCGCACCTCCTGGCCCCGCTCGCGCTCGTCCCCGGCGCCACCGGACCGGAGGCCGCGGCGGCGCGGATCGCGCACCTGCTGACCGAGGGAACATCCTCGACCCTGTTCGCCGTCGTCGGCGGCGGCAGCCTCGTGCTGGCTTCCCGACGGCGGTTGGATGAGGGGGACCGCCGCGGCGCGGTCCTGGCGATCATGGTGCGCGGCGCCGCCGTGACGCTCCTGGGCCTGCTGCTCGAGCTGGTCCCCAGCCCCGTGATGGTGGTGCTGGTGCCCTTCGGGCTGTCCATGATGATCACCGCCCCGCTGCTGCTCCTCGGCAGCCGGGTGCTGGTCGCGGTGATCGCCGTGCTCACCATCGCGGGCCACCCGCTCGCGATGGCCGTGCCCGGGCCCGTCGAGTTCGGCACCGTGACGCTGCTGAGCCTGGACGACCCCGTCGGCGTGCTCCGGGGCCTGGTGCTGACCGGCCAGTACCCGCTGATCACCTGGATCCCGTACCTGCTGACGGGCATCGTGCTGATGCGCGCCGTGCTGCGCGCGCAGGAGACCGGGCGGATCCGCCGCCTCTCCCTCCTCGCCCTGGCCGGCGGGGCGGTGACCGCGACGGCCGCCCACCTCGTGCCCCACCTCGCCGCCGCTCTCGGCCACGCCACCCCGGGAGCCTGGTACACCGCCGCGACGCACACCGGGACCGTCGCCGACATGGTCGCCACCGGCGGCATCGCCGTGGCGCTGATCGGCATGGCGCTGCGCCTGCTGCCGCCGGCGCAGCCGCTGCCGTCGCTGCGCACGGTGCGCGGGAGGATCGCGCAGAGCCTGCGGGCCGCGGGTGCCGCGCCGCTGACGATCTATGTCGCCCACGTGCTGGCCACCGGCATCGCACTGGTCACCGCCGTGCTCCTGGCCGGTGGGGACCTGAGCTCGATGCCCTGGTACGTCGGCGGCGCCGGGATCCTGGCCGTCCATCTGGCCGGGGTGCTCGTCCTCGGCGGGGTGCTGGCCGCACGCGGGGGACGCGGGCCGCTCGAGGCCCTGCTGGCCACGGCGATCCGCCGGGCCGTTCGGCGGTGA